The Rhodobacter sp. CZR27 genome includes a window with the following:
- a CDS encoding YcjF family protein, whose product MIDKPPPRKPMLLDWETGEEGATAPVPPARPPRGVPPPPERVSGPTPADVPPVPDIDLDVPKGQAMLAASRIATVRGSRLGRFAGWVFGTLFAFVLSVAAWDFVAGLLGRNTVLGLVGFVLIGLAVVTAAALGLREWWAYVRLARLDQLRADALAARAKDDLKAARRVVASLEGIYAHRPDLRWGRARLAERHAEVFDVDGLLNLAETELLTSLDQSARREIEAAARQVAAVTALVPLALADVAAALYANLRMVRRIAEIYGGRSGSFGSVRLLRRVFVSLVAAGAVAVTDDLLQSVAGGGVLSKVSRRFGEGMVNGALTARVGVAAMELCRPLPFHAAPRPKVTNLVSRSLTGLFDR is encoded by the coding sequence ATGATCGACAAGCCGCCGCCCAGGAAGCCGATGCTGCTTGACTGGGAAACCGGCGAGGAGGGCGCCACCGCGCCCGTTCCGCCCGCGCGCCCCCCGCGGGGCGTGCCGCCGCCGCCCGAGAGGGTGAGCGGTCCCACGCCGGCCGATGTGCCTCCGGTGCCCGACATCGACCTCGACGTGCCGAAGGGGCAGGCGATGCTGGCCGCCAGCCGCATCGCGACGGTGCGCGGCTCGCGCCTCGGCCGCTTCGCCGGCTGGGTGTTCGGCACGCTCTTCGCCTTCGTCCTCTCCGTCGCGGCATGGGATTTCGTGGCGGGCCTGCTCGGCCGGAACACGGTGCTGGGCCTTGTCGGCTTCGTGCTGATCGGCCTTGCCGTCGTGACGGCCGCGGCACTCGGCCTGCGCGAATGGTGGGCCTATGTCCGCCTCGCCCGTCTCGACCAGTTGCGGGCGGATGCGCTGGCGGCGCGGGCGAAGGACGACCTCAAGGCCGCGCGCCGCGTCGTGGCCTCGCTGGAAGGGATCTATGCCCACCGGCCGGACCTGCGCTGGGGCCGCGCGCGGCTTGCCGAGCGGCATGCCGAGGTCTTCGACGTGGACGGCCTGCTGAACCTTGCCGAGACCGAGCTGCTGACCTCGCTCGACCAGAGCGCGCGGCGCGAGATCGAGGCCGCCGCGCGGCAGGTGGCGGCGGTGACGGCGCTGGTGCCGCTGGCGCTGGCGGATGTGGCGGCGGCGCTCTACGCCAACCTGCGCATGGTGCGGCGGATCGCCGAGATCTACGGCGGCCGCTCGGGCAGCTTCGGCAGCGTGCGCCTGCTGCGCCGCGTCTTCGTCTCGCTCGTGGCGGCCGGGGCGGTGGCGGTGACCGATGACCTGCTGCAATCGGTGGCCGGCGGCGGGGTGCTGTCCAAGGTCTCGCGCCGCTTCGGCGAGGGGATGGTGAACGGCGCCCTGACGGCGCGCGTGGGCGTTGCCGCGATGGAGCTCTGCCGGCCGCTGCCGTTCCACGCGGCACCCCGGCCGAAGGTCACGAACCTCGTCAGCCGCAGCCTGACCGGCCTCTTCGACCGCTGA
- the ileS gene encoding isoleucine--tRNA ligase has protein sequence MSADTTTVPDYKDTVFLPETDFPMRAGLPQREPEWLKRWAEIGVYDRLRAKAAGRAPFTLHDGPPYANGHLHIGHALNKILKDMVVRSQQMMGKDARYVPGWDCHGLPIEWKIEEQYRAKGLNKDDVDVVAFRQECRKFAEGWIDVQREEFKRLGVTGNWAEPYLTMDFHAEAVIADEFMKFLMNGTLYQGSKPVMWSPVEKTALAEAEVEYHDHTSHQIWVRFPIVSAGSFPDAEACLHTEALAASVVIWTTTPWTIPQNRAVAFSPEIAYGLYRVEAVAENSTAKIGETVILADKLAEGIFKSARVEGFARVRGVAAEELRGLVLAHPFRGLEGSAGEWDFDVPMLPGEHVTDDAGTGFVHTAPSHGDDDYQLGLKFGLPMTYNVLEDGSYRTDLPLFGGQVIITSEGKEGPANVEVIKALARSGALIAKGKLKHSYPHSWRSKAPLIYRNTPQWFVAIDHTLNDGMGEHGDTIRKRALRSIEELVKFTPVSGRNRLHSMMEARPDWVLSRQRAWGVPLTCFVKKGARPTDPDFLLKDPAVNARIVATFEAKGADVWYVDGFKAEILAGLHDPEAYDQVFDVLDVWFDSGSTHAFVLRDRADGSEDGLADLYLEGTDQHRGWFHSSMLQACGTKGRAPYRGVLTHGFTLDEKGMKMSKSLGNTVAPQQVIDEYGADILRLWVAQSDFTVDLRIGKEILKGTADSYRRLRNTMRYMLGALAGFSEAERVEPADMPELERWVLHRLAELDVEVRKGYATYDFQGVFQRLFTFCTTDLSAFYFDIRKDALYCDGPASLRRRAARTVMDLLFHRLTTWFAPILVFTMEDVWLSRFPGADSSIHLQDIPDTPADWRDEPLAAKWATLRQVRRAVTAALEVQRTAKVIGASLEAAPVVHVADAEVLQALKSVNFAEVCITSDLVLTGDPEPNEAFRLPEVPGVGVVFEKAEGEKCERCWQILPDVGSHKHPGTCARCNDVLG, from the coding sequence ATGTCCGCCGATACGACCACCGTCCCTGACTACAAGGACACCGTCTTCCTGCCCGAGACCGACTTTCCGATGCGCGCGGGCCTGCCCCAGCGCGAGCCGGAGTGGTTGAAGCGCTGGGCCGAGATCGGCGTCTACGACCGCCTGCGCGCCAAGGCCGCGGGCCGCGCGCCCTTCACGCTCCACGACGGCCCTCCCTATGCGAACGGCCACCTCCACATCGGGCACGCGCTGAACAAGATCCTCAAGGACATGGTGGTGCGCAGCCAGCAGATGATGGGCAAGGACGCCCGTTATGTCCCCGGCTGGGACTGCCACGGCCTGCCGATCGAATGGAAGATCGAGGAGCAGTACCGCGCGAAGGGCCTGAACAAGGACGACGTGGACGTGGTCGCCTTCCGGCAGGAGTGCCGGAAGTTCGCCGAAGGCTGGATCGACGTCCAGCGCGAGGAGTTCAAGCGCCTCGGCGTCACCGGCAACTGGGCCGAGCCCTACCTGACCATGGACTTCCACGCCGAGGCGGTGATCGCCGACGAGTTCATGAAGTTCCTGATGAACGGCACGCTCTACCAGGGCTCGAAGCCGGTCATGTGGAGCCCGGTCGAGAAGACCGCGCTGGCCGAGGCCGAGGTCGAATACCACGACCACACCTCGCACCAGATCTGGGTGAGGTTTCCGATCGTGTCGGCCGGATCGTTCCCGGATGCCGAGGCGTGCCTGCATACCGAGGCGCTGGCGGCTTCGGTCGTGATCTGGACCACGACGCCCTGGACCATCCCGCAGAACCGTGCGGTGGCCTTCTCGCCCGAGATCGCCTACGGCCTCTACCGCGTTGAGGCGGTGGCCGAGAACTCGACGGCGAAGATCGGCGAGACGGTGATCCTCGCCGACAAGCTGGCAGAGGGCATCTTCAAGTCGGCCCGCGTCGAGGGTTTCGCGCGTGTCCGCGGCGTCGCGGCCGAGGAGCTGCGCGGGCTGGTGCTGGCCCATCCGTTCCGCGGGCTTGAGGGCTCGGCCGGCGAATGGGACTTCGACGTTCCGATGCTGCCGGGCGAGCATGTGACTGACGACGCAGGCACGGGCTTTGTCCATACCGCGCCCAGCCACGGCGACGACGACTACCAGCTGGGCCTGAAGTTCGGCCTGCCGATGACTTACAACGTGCTCGAGGATGGCTCCTACCGCACCGACCTGCCGCTCTTCGGCGGGCAGGTCATCATCACGTCCGAGGGCAAGGAAGGCCCGGCCAACGTCGAGGTCATCAAGGCGCTCGCCCGCTCGGGCGCGCTGATCGCCAAGGGCAAGCTGAAGCACTCCTACCCGCATTCGTGGCGGTCGAAGGCACCGCTGATCTACCGCAACACGCCGCAGTGGTTCGTGGCGATCGACCACACCCTGAACGACGGCATGGGCGAGCACGGCGACACGATCCGCAAGCGCGCCCTGCGCTCGATCGAGGAACTGGTGAAGTTCACCCCCGTCTCGGGCCGGAACCGCCTGCATTCCATGATGGAGGCGCGGCCCGACTGGGTGCTGTCGCGCCAGCGGGCATGGGGCGTGCCGCTGACCTGCTTCGTGAAGAAGGGGGCGCGGCCCACCGATCCCGACTTCCTGCTGAAGGATCCGGCCGTCAACGCCCGCATCGTCGCGACCTTCGAGGCGAAGGGTGCGGACGTCTGGTACGTCGACGGCTTCAAGGCCGAGATCCTCGCCGGGCTTCACGACCCCGAGGCCTACGATCAGGTCTTCGACGTGCTCGACGTCTGGTTCGACAGCGGATCGACCCACGCCTTCGTGCTGCGCGACCGCGCGGACGGCTCCGAGGACGGCCTCGCCGACCTCTACCTCGAAGGCACCGACCAGCACCGCGGCTGGTTCCACTCCTCGATGCTGCAGGCCTGCGGCACCAAGGGGCGGGCGCCCTATCGCGGCGTGCTGACCCACGGCTTCACGCTGGACGAGAAGGGCATGAAGATGTCCAAGTCGCTCGGCAACACGGTCGCGCCGCAGCAGGTGATCGACGAATACGGCGCCGACATCCTGCGGCTCTGGGTGGCGCAGTCGGACTTCACCGTGGACCTGCGCATCGGCAAGGAGATCCTGAAGGGCACCGCCGACAGCTACCGCCGCCTGCGCAACACCATGCGCTACATGCTGGGCGCGCTCGCGGGCTTCTCCGAGGCCGAACGGGTCGAGCCGGCTGACATGCCGGAACTGGAGCGCTGGGTGCTGCATCGCCTCGCGGAACTCGACGTCGAGGTGAGGAAGGGCTACGCCACCTATGACTTCCAGGGCGTGTTCCAGCGGCTCTTCACCTTCTGCACCACCGACCTCTCGGCCTTCTACTTCGACATCCGCAAGGACGCGCTCTATTGCGACGGCCCGGCAAGCCTCCGCCGCCGCGCGGCCCGGACGGTCATGGACCTGCTGTTCCACCGCCTGACGACCTGGTTCGCGCCGATCCTCGTCTTCACGATGGAGGACGTCTGGCTCTCGCGCTTCCCCGGTGCCGACAGTTCGATCCATCTGCAGGACATTCCCGACACCCCTGCCGACTGGCGCGACGAGCCGCTGGCGGCGAAATGGGCGACGCTGCGGCAGGTGCGCCGCGCCGTCACGGCGGCGCTCGAGGTGCAGCGGACGGCCAAGGTCATCGGCGCGAGCCTCGAGGCCGCTCCGGTCGTGCATGTCGCGGATGCCGAGGTGCTTCAGGCGCTGAAGTCGGTGAACTTCGCCGAGGTCTGCATCACCTCGGATCTCGTGCTGACGGGCGATCCCGAGCCGAACGAGGCCTTCCGTCTGCCCGAGGTTCCGGGGGTCGGCGTCGTGTTCGAAAAGGCCGAGGGCGAGAAATGCGAGCGCTGCTGGCAGATCCTGCCCGATGTGGGCTCGCACAAGCACCCGGGCACCTGCGCCCGGTGCAATGACGTGCTCGGATGA
- a CDS encoding DUF3253 domain-containing protein, which translates to MTCSDEAIRGVLMDLAQERGRGRSFCPSEAARRLAPEWRQLMPDIRRVAQACAAEGLLCATQRGRPVDPRTARGPIRLALP; encoded by the coding sequence ATGACGTGCTCGGATGAGGCGATCCGCGGGGTCCTGATGGACCTCGCGCAGGAACGGGGCAGGGGCCGCAGCTTCTGCCCCTCGGAAGCCGCGCGGCGCCTGGCGCCCGAGTGGAGACAGTTGATGCCCGACATCCGCCGCGTGGCGCAAGCCTGCGCCGCCGAGGGTCTGCTCTGCGCGACACAGAGGGGCCGGCCGGTCGATCCCCGCACGGCACGCGGGCCGATCCGGCTCGCGCTGCCATGA
- a CDS encoding methylated-DNA--[protein]-cysteine S-methyltransferase: MKASFLSPLGRLVLTEEDGRLTRLAWSDEPGGETSPLLDEAIAQVQAYFDRRLTVFDLPLELGEGRQALFLKALRRIPFGETRRYDELAKALGISAQAVGQACGRNPLPILVPCHRVLAATGLGGFSAPGGIETKVALLRHEGALLL; the protein is encoded by the coding sequence ATGAAGGCCTCGTTCCTCTCGCCCCTCGGCCGGCTGGTCCTGACCGAGGAGGACGGACGCCTCACGCGGCTGGCCTGGAGCGACGAGCCGGGCGGCGAGACCTCGCCCCTGCTCGACGAGGCCATCGCGCAGGTGCAGGCCTATTTCGACCGGCGCCTGACGGTTTTCGACCTGCCGCTTGAGCTGGGCGAGGGGCGGCAGGCGCTGTTCCTCAAGGCGCTGCGGCGCATCCCCTTCGGCGAGACGCGGCGCTATGACGAGCTGGCGAAGGCGCTCGGCATCAGCGCGCAGGCGGTGGGGCAGGCTTGCGGGCGTAATCCGCTGCCGATCCTCGTGCCCTGCCACCGGGTGCTCGCGGCCACGGGGCTGGGCGGTTTCTCGGCGCCCGGCGGGATCGAGACCAAGGTCGCGCTTCTCCGTCACGAGGGTGCGCTTCTGCTCTGA
- a CDS encoding EamA family transporter: MSVGVLLAVLGAAFLHASWNAIIKVGSSKVSAMVILSVAEVPIGLAVALTRPWPAAEVWPWVLAAGCCHFAYKSFLTFAYEHGDLSRVYPIARGAAPMVVALVGAATLPDAVSAGQYAGITVLGLGILMMARGVFIGGEERRLLPYALGSAAATACYTMIDGLGARVSGDAVAYVAWVFVADGLMFTLGMVAWRGWALLRADRRAWAAGTLACAASYGAYAISIWAMTVAPIAVVAALRETSILFAVLIGWLAFGERMTRDKAIAAGLIVGGVMLTRL, encoded by the coding sequence ATGAGTGTCGGCGTCCTGTTGGCGGTGCTTGGCGCGGCCTTCCTTCACGCAAGCTGGAACGCGATCATCAAGGTCGGCAGTTCCAAGGTCTCGGCCATGGTGATCCTGTCGGTGGCCGAGGTGCCGATCGGCCTTGCCGTGGCCCTGACCCGGCCCTGGCCCGCGGCCGAGGTCTGGCCCTGGGTGCTGGCGGCGGGCTGCTGCCACTTCGCCTACAAGTCCTTCCTCACCTTCGCCTACGAGCACGGGGACCTGTCCCGCGTCTATCCCATCGCGCGCGGCGCGGCGCCGATGGTGGTGGCGCTGGTCGGCGCGGCGACGCTGCCCGATGCGGTGAGCGCGGGCCAGTATGCCGGCATCACGGTGCTGGGCCTCGGCATCCTGATGATGGCGCGCGGCGTCTTCATCGGCGGCGAGGAGCGGCGCCTGCTGCCCTATGCGCTGGGCTCGGCGGCGGCCACGGCCTGCTACACGATGATCGACGGGCTGGGCGCGCGCGTCTCGGGCGATGCGGTGGCCTATGTCGCCTGGGTCTTCGTTGCCGACGGGCTGATGTTCACGCTCGGCATGGTCGCGTGGCGCGGGTGGGCGCTGCTCCGGGCCGACCGCCGCGCCTGGGCGGCGGGGACGCTGGCCTGCGCGGCCTCCTATGGCGCCTATGCGATCTCGATCTGGGCGATGACGGTCGCGCCCATCGCCGTGGTGGCGGCGCTGCGCGAGACCTCGATCCTGTTCGCCGTGCTGATCGGCTGGCTTGCCTTCGGCGAGCGGATGACGCGCGACAAGGCCATCGCCGCCGGCCTGATCGTCGGGGGCGTGATGCTGACGCGGCTCTAG
- a CDS encoding phosphatidylcholine/phosphatidylserine synthase yields MNARLKALSVHLLTATGAVLSMLAMLAAVEEEWSLMFLWLVVALFVDGIDGPLARKFDVKHNWPTYDGVLLDLIIDYLTYVFIPAYALFKSGMLTGWTGWIAIIVIVYGSVIYFADTRMKTKDYSFAGFPACWNMVVLVLFAISPGQLTILGIVVALTVAMFTNLRFIHPVRTDRWRAISLPIAAAWVFFAAWAAWVEFNEESWAHWGLVVTSVYLVVAGIAQQIIPERRTA; encoded by the coding sequence ATGAACGCGCGCCTCAAAGCCTTGTCCGTCCATCTGTTGACCGCCACCGGGGCCGTGCTCTCGATGCTGGCCATGCTCGCCGCCGTCGAGGAGGAATGGAGCCTGATGTTCCTCTGGCTCGTCGTCGCGCTGTTCGTGGACGGCATCGACGGGCCGCTGGCGCGCAAGTTCGACGTCAAGCACAACTGGCCGACCTATGACGGCGTGCTGCTCGACCTGATCATCGACTACCTGACCTATGTCTTCATCCCCGCCTATGCGCTGTTCAAGTCGGGGATGCTGACCGGCTGGACCGGCTGGATCGCCATCATCGTCATCGTCTATGGCTCGGTGATCTACTTCGCCGACACGCGGATGAAGACCAAGGACTATTCCTTCGCGGGCTTTCCCGCCTGCTGGAACATGGTCGTGCTGGTGCTCTTCGCGATCTCTCCGGGGCAGCTCACGATCCTCGGCATCGTCGTGGCTCTGACAGTCGCGATGTTCACCAACCTCAGGTTCATCCACCCGGTCCGCACCGACCGCTGGCGCGCGATCTCGCTGCCGATCGCCGCCGCCTGGGTGTTCTTCGCCGCCTGGGCCGCCTGGGTCGAGTTCAACGAGGAAAGCTGGGCGCATTGGGGGCTGGTCGTGACCTCGGTCTACCTCGTCGTCGCCGGCATCGCGCAGCAGATCATTCCCGAGCGCCGCACCGCCTGA
- a CDS encoding tyrosine recombinase XerC, with translation MSLSIPPAARDALQAWLDHLRVIDGAAEATLKAYAADVGGWLAFLAGHLGEGYGLKTLAGIPHADLRAWMAHERARGLGARSLARSLSAVRQFTGWLAEREGVDATAVLSARSPKFRRKLPRPLSVPDAKAMIATVAEDSAEDWIRARDEAVVTLLYGCGLRISEALGLPASAHPLPEVLRIIGKGGKERLVPTLPAAREAVGRYAGLCPFDLTSGALFRGARGGALNPRLVAKVMERARAVLGLPPTATPHAMRHSFATHLLNAGGDLRAIQELLGHASLSTTQVYTAVDGARLMEVYARAHPRA, from the coding sequence ATGAGCCTTTCGATCCCGCCCGCGGCGCGCGATGCGCTTCAGGCGTGGCTCGACCATCTGCGGGTGATCGACGGCGCAGCCGAGGCCACGCTGAAGGCCTATGCGGCCGATGTCGGCGGCTGGCTCGCCTTTCTCGCCGGGCACCTCGGGGAAGGCTACGGGCTGAAGACGCTGGCCGGGATCCCCCACGCCGACCTGCGCGCCTGGATGGCGCATGAACGCGCCCGGGGTCTTGGGGCGCGCTCGCTTGCCCGGTCGCTCTCGGCGGTGCGGCAGTTCACCGGCTGGCTGGCCGAGCGCGAGGGCGTGGATGCCACGGCGGTCCTGTCGGCCCGCAGCCCGAAGTTCCGCCGCAAGCTGCCCCGCCCGCTGTCGGTGCCGGATGCGAAGGCGATGATCGCCACCGTGGCCGAGGACTCGGCCGAGGACTGGATCCGCGCCCGCGACGAGGCGGTGGTGACGCTGCTCTACGGCTGCGGCCTCAGGATTTCCGAGGCGCTGGGGCTTCCGGCCTCGGCGCATCCCTTGCCCGAGGTGCTGCGCATCATCGGCAAGGGCGGGAAGGAGCGGCTGGTTCCCACGCTTCCCGCCGCGCGCGAGGCCGTGGGGCGTTACGCCGGCCTCTGCCCGTTCGACCTGACCTCGGGCGCGCTGTTCCGCGGCGCGCGCGGCGGCGCGCTGAACCCGCGGCTGGTAGCCAAGGTGATGGAGCGCGCGCGGGCCGTGCTGGGCCTGCCGCCGACCGCCACGCCCCATGCCATGCGCCATTCCTTCGCGACGCATCTCCTGAACGCGGGCGGCGACCTGCGCGCGATCCAGGAGCTTCTGGGCCATGCCTCGCTGTCCACGACCCAGGTCTATACCGCGGTGGACGGCGCCCGGCTGATGGAGGTCTACGCCCGCGCCCACCCACGGGCATGA
- a CDS encoding DUF484 family protein produces MIEQDLRDKILATPEMILEDRDLMKALIAANERAMGGNVIDLRGIAMERLEGRLDRLEDTHRSVIAAAYENLAGTNLIHRAILQMLDPLTFEEFLTSLAGEVAQTLRVDCMRLVLESAQRDEDPALRRVGDVLFVAEPGFVADYIMGGRNVSLRPVTLRRALPDSPLYGGRMGSEALMRLDFGRGRLPGMLVMGSEDPGHFKPTQGTDLLAFFAGVFERTMRRWLS; encoded by the coding sequence ATGATCGAACAGGACCTGCGCGACAAGATCCTCGCGACCCCCGAGATGATCCTCGAGGATCGCGACCTGATGAAGGCGCTGATCGCGGCGAACGAGCGTGCGATGGGCGGCAACGTGATCGACCTGCGCGGCATCGCGATGGAGCGTCTGGAGGGCCGGCTCGACCGGCTCGAGGACACGCATCGCTCTGTCATCGCCGCCGCCTACGAGAACCTCGCCGGCACCAACCTGATCCATCGGGCGATCCTGCAGATGCTGGATCCGCTGACCTTCGAGGAATTCCTGACGAGCCTCGCCGGAGAGGTCGCGCAGACCCTGCGCGTGGACTGCATGCGGCTGGTGCTGGAAAGCGCGCAGCGGGACGAGGACCCGGCCCTGCGCCGGGTCGGAGATGTCCTGTTCGTGGCCGAGCCGGGCTTTGTCGCCGACTACATCATGGGCGGACGCAACGTGTCGCTGCGGCCGGTGACGCTGCGCCGTGCGCTGCCCGACTCGCCGCTCTACGGCGGGCGGATGGGATCCGAGGCGCTGATGCGGCTCGATTTCGGGCGCGGGCGGCTGCCGGGGATGCTGGTGATGGGGTCCGAAGACCCGGGCCATTTCAAGCCGACGCAGGGCACCGACCTGCTCGCCTTCTTCGCCGGGGTGTTCGAGCGCACGATGCGCCGCTGGCTGTCATGA
- the fsa gene encoding fructose-6-phosphate aldolase, whose amino-acid sequence MKFFVDTADVAAIAELNALGMVDGVTTNPSLILKSGRNILEVTREICQLVSGPVSAEVVASKADDMIEEGRHLAELAPNITVKVPLTWDGLRACKVLSDEGRMVNVTLCFSVNQALLAAKAGATFISPFIGRLDDINLDGIDLIADIRQVYDNYDFKTQVLAASIRTPNHVADCARIGADVITAPPSVIKSLANHVLTDKGLDLFNADWAKTGQTILSK is encoded by the coding sequence ATGAAATTCTTCGTCGACACCGCCGATGTCGCAGCGATTGCGGAGCTGAACGCTCTCGGCATGGTGGACGGGGTCACGACGAACCCGTCCCTGATCCTGAAGTCCGGACGCAACATTCTGGAGGTCACGCGCGAGATCTGCCAGCTCGTGTCCGGTCCCGTCTCGGCCGAGGTCGTCGCCTCCAAGGCCGACGACATGATCGAGGAAGGCCGCCACCTGGCCGAGCTCGCCCCGAACATCACGGTGAAGGTGCCGCTGACCTGGGACGGCCTCCGGGCCTGCAAGGTGCTCTCGGACGAGGGCCGCATGGTCAACGTGACGCTCTGCTTCTCGGTCAACCAGGCGCTGCTGGCGGCCAAGGCGGGCGCGACCTTCATCTCGCCCTTCATCGGCCGGCTGGACGACATCAACCTCGACGGCATCGACCTGATCGCCGACATCCGCCAGGTGTATGACAACTACGACTTCAAGACCCAGGTGCTCGCCGCCTCGATCCGCACGCCGAACCATGTTGCCGACTGCGCCCGGATCGGCGCGGACGTCATCACCGCGCCGCCCTCGGTCATCAAGTCGCTGGCGAACCACGTGCTGACCGACAAGGGGCTCGACCTCTTCAACGCCGACTGGGCGAAGACCGGGCAGACGATCCTGTCCAAGTAA
- a CDS encoding primosomal protein N', translating into MTGKFPEGTRVGVLTTEPLGRVLDYRAPEGGCGAGDFVEVPLGPRRVLGVVWGPGEGGFDAEKLRSVARVLDAAPMREEMRLFLVRAADYTLTPLAAMLRLATRAPGLGEPPSTRRVYRLAGPEPQRVTEARLRVLDALAAHDGAPLTLAELLAEAGVTSSVVKGLVKAGAILEEDAPRDLPYPRLDPDRAAVRLEGDQVAAAEALVAAVAADAYGTTLLKGVTGSGKTEVYLEAVAETLRRGRQALVLLPEIALTSEFLTRVEARFGARPAEWHSGVTSTERRRLWRMVAEGGAQVVVGARSALFLPFRDLGLIVVDEEHDTSYKQEEGALYNARDMAVLRASICGCPVVLASATPSLESWVNADQGKYARLDLGARFGAAELPEMRTIDMRAEKLPATRWISEVLARSVEARIARGEQSLLFLNRRGYAPVTICRACGHQIGCDHCDARMVEHRFQKRLVCHQCGDTKPMPEACPACKVEGRMAPVGPGVERLAEEVAARFPSARVAVLSSDLFGSARALKEQIAAIAEGGADIIIGTQIVAKGHNFPLLTLVGVIDADLGLQGSDLRAAERTFQLVRQVAGRAGRSAGRRGVALVQTYQPEHPVIRAILGGDEEAFWRAEAEERRVAGMPPFGRLAGIILSGPEVAPVFDLGGVLARNDAPLRRIGAQVFGPAPAPIARVRGRHRVRLLVKAPKGAPLQAAIAEWLAPVKLSANLRLAVDIDPQSFL; encoded by the coding sequence GTGACAGGTAAGTTCCCGGAAGGCACCAGGGTGGGTGTGTTGACCACCGAGCCGCTCGGCCGCGTGCTCGACTACCGCGCGCCCGAGGGTGGATGCGGCGCGGGCGACTTCGTCGAGGTGCCGCTGGGCCCCCGCCGCGTGCTGGGCGTGGTCTGGGGACCGGGCGAGGGCGGCTTTGACGCCGAAAAGCTGCGGTCGGTCGCGCGCGTCCTCGATGCGGCACCGATGCGCGAGGAGATGCGGCTGTTTCTCGTCCGCGCCGCCGACTACACGCTGACGCCGCTGGCCGCGATGCTGCGCCTTGCCACCCGCGCACCGGGGCTCGGAGAGCCGCCCTCGACCCGCCGCGTCTACCGGCTGGCCGGGCCCGAGCCCCAGCGGGTGACCGAGGCGCGGCTTCGGGTGCTCGACGCGCTGGCGGCGCACGACGGGGCGCCGCTGACACTGGCCGAGCTTCTGGCCGAGGCGGGCGTCACCTCCTCGGTCGTGAAGGGGCTGGTGAAGGCCGGTGCGATCCTCGAGGAGGACGCGCCACGCGACCTGCCCTATCCGCGGCTCGATCCCGACCGGGCGGCGGTGCGGCTCGAGGGTGATCAGGTCGCTGCCGCCGAGGCCCTGGTGGCGGCGGTGGCGGCGGATGCCTATGGCACGACGCTGCTCAAGGGCGTCACCGGCTCGGGCAAGACCGAGGTCTATCTGGAGGCCGTTGCCGAGACGCTCCGCCGCGGCCGGCAGGCGCTGGTGCTGCTGCCCGAGATCGCGCTGACCTCGGAGTTCCTGACCCGCGTCGAGGCCCGCTTCGGCGCCCGGCCCGCCGAATGGCACTCGGGCGTGACCTCGACCGAGCGGCGGCGCCTCTGGCGCATGGTGGCCGAGGGCGGGGCGCAGGTCGTGGTGGGCGCCCGTTCCGCGCTGTTCCTGCCGTTCCGCGACCTTGGCCTCATCGTCGTCGACGAGGAACACGACACTTCCTACAAGCAGGAGGAGGGCGCGCTCTACAACGCCCGCGACATGGCGGTGCTGCGCGCCTCGATCTGCGGCTGCCCGGTGGTGCTCGCCTCTGCCACGCCCTCGCTCGAAAGCTGGGTCAACGCGGATCAGGGGAAATACGCGCGCCTCGATCTCGGCGCGCGCTTCGGCGCGGCGGAACTGCCCGAGATGCGCACCATCGACATGCGGGCCGAGAAGCTGCCGGCGACACGCTGGATCTCGGAAGTGCTGGCGCGCTCGGTCGAGGCGCGCATCGCGCGGGGGGAGCAGTCGCTTTTGTTCCTCAATCGCCGCGGCTATGCGCCGGTCACGATCTGCCGCGCCTGCGGCCACCAGATCGGCTGCGATCACTGCGATGCGCGCATGGTCGAGCACCGGTTCCAGAAGCGCCTCGTCTGCCACCAGTGCGGCGACACGAAGCCGATGCCGGAGGCCTGCCCCGCCTGCAAGGTCGAGGGCCGGATGGCGCCCGTCGGCCCCGGCGTCGAGCGGCTGGCCGAGGAGGTCGCCGCGCGTTTCCCCTCAGCTCGGGTGGCGGTGCTGTCCTCGGACCTCTTCGGCTCGGCCCGCGCGCTGAAGGAGCAGATCGCGGCCATCGCCGAGGGCGGCGCCGACATCATCATCGGCACGCAGATCGTGGCCAAGGGGCACAACTTCCCGCTGCTGACGCTGGTGGGAGTGATCGACGCGGACCTCGGGTTGCAAGGGTCCGACCTGCGCGCAGCCGAGCGGACGTTCCAGTTGGTGCGGCAGGTGGCGGGCCGGGCGGGGCGTTCCGCCGGGCGGCGCGGGGTGGCGCTTGTGCAGACCTACCAGCCCGAGCATCCGGTGATCCGCGCCATCCTCGGCGGCGACGAGGAAGCCTTCTGGCGCGCCGAGGCCGAGGAGCGCCGCGTGGCGGGCATGCCCCCCTTCGGCCGGTTGGCGGGGATCATCCTCTCGGGTCCCGAGGTCGCGCCGGTCTTCGATCTGGGCGGCGTGCTTGCCCGCAACGACGCACCGTTGCGCCGGATCGGGGCGCAGGTCTTCGGCCCGGCGCCCGCGCCGATCGCCCGCGTCCGCGGCCGGCATCGGGTGCGCCTGCTGGTGAAGGCGCCGAAGGGCGCGCCGCTGCAGGCGGCCATCGCCGAATGGCTGGCACCGGTGAAGCTGTCGGCGAACCTGCGGCTGGCGGTGGACATCGACCCGCAAAGCTTCCTCTGA